From a single Candidatus Brocadiaceae bacterium genomic region:
- a CDS encoding TrpB-like pyridoxal phosphate-dependent enzyme has translation MRIILREDEIPRQWYNIQADMPNPLQPPLNPATGKPVSPEDLAPIFPMNLIEQEVSQERWIDIPEPVLEKLALWRPSPLHRAKALEEALGTPARIYYKNEGVSPPGSHKPNTAVAQAYYNKVYGIKRITTETGAGQWGSALAMACALFGLECKVFMVRISFDQKPFRKLLMAAWGAECVASPSTETKAGRAILARMPDTPGSLGIAISEAVEQAVMSEDTRYSLGSVLNHVLLHQTIIGEEALKQMALAGDWPDVVIGCAGGGSNFAGLSFPFIREKIAGKEVHILATEPAACPTLTRAPFVYDFGDTAKMTPLLPMYSLGHDFVPPPIHAGGLRYHGMAPLVSQLVRDGLIEARALHQLECYEASVLFARTEGFLPAPETSHAIAAAIQEAKKAKEEGKEKVILFNWSGHGMMDMAAYDAFFQGKLQDMALPEEILKESLSGLEGLPKPR, from the coding sequence ATGCGGATCATCCTGAGGGAAGACGAGATCCCTCGCCAGTGGTACAACATTCAGGCGGACATGCCCAACCCGCTGCAGCCGCCGCTGAACCCGGCGACGGGCAAGCCGGTGTCCCCCGAGGACCTGGCCCCCATCTTCCCGATGAACCTGATAGAGCAGGAGGTAAGCCAGGAGCGCTGGATCGACATCCCCGAGCCCGTCCTGGAGAAGCTCGCGCTCTGGCGGCCCAGCCCCCTGCACCGCGCAAAGGCCCTGGAAGAGGCCCTCGGCACGCCGGCCCGCATCTACTACAAGAACGAGGGCGTCAGCCCCCCGGGCAGCCACAAGCCGAACACCGCCGTCGCCCAGGCCTACTACAACAAGGTCTACGGCATCAAGCGCATCACCACCGAGACCGGCGCCGGCCAATGGGGGAGCGCCCTGGCCATGGCGTGCGCCCTGTTCGGACTCGAGTGCAAGGTGTTCATGGTCCGCATCAGCTTCGACCAGAAACCCTTCCGCAAGCTGCTGATGGCCGCGTGGGGCGCCGAGTGCGTGGCCAGCCCCAGCACGGAGACCAAAGCGGGCCGGGCCATCCTGGCCAGGATGCCGGACACGCCGGGCAGCCTCGGCATCGCTATCAGCGAGGCGGTCGAGCAGGCGGTGATGTCGGAAGACACCCGCTACTCGCTCGGCAGCGTGCTCAATCACGTGCTCCTGCACCAGACGATCATCGGCGAAGAGGCCCTGAAGCAGATGGCCCTGGCCGGCGACTGGCCGGACGTGGTCATCGGCTGCGCCGGCGGCGGCTCCAACTTCGCCGGGCTGTCCTTCCCCTTCATCCGGGAGAAGATCGCCGGCAAGGAGGTCCACATCCTGGCCACCGAACCGGCGGCCTGCCCCACGCTCACGCGCGCCCCGTTCGTCTATGACTTCGGCGACACGGCGAAGATGACGCCCCTGCTGCCGATGTACTCGCTGGGGCACGACTTCGTGCCGCCCCCCATCCATGCCGGGGGGCTGCGCTACCACGGCATGGCGCCGCTGGTGAGCCAACTGGTCCGCGACGGACTGATCGAGGCGCGCGCCCTGCACCAGTTGGAGTGCTACGAGGCGTCCGTCCTGTTCGCGCGCACCGAGGGCTTCCTGCCCGCCCCGGAGACGTCCCATGCCATCGCGGCCGCCATCCAGGAGGCGAAGAAAGCCAAGGAAGAGGGCAAGGAGAAGGTGATCCTCTTCAACTGGTCGGGACACGGCATGATGGACATGGCCGCATACGATGCCTTCTTCCAGGGCAAGCTGCAGGACATGGCGCTTCCCGAGGAGATCCTCAAGGAGTCGCTCAGCGGCCTCGAAGGCCTGCCGAAACCCCGCTGA